From the genome of Romeriopsis navalis LEGE 11480, one region includes:
- a CDS encoding type I secretion system permease/ATPase, giving the protein MITSDLAPNLPWSEPPLSLLSPDQQVKFRTQADIRQYKLGEVLWSSDMPGAQIFLLSGKVRLVSDEGQSTLLKAGDWIGDLLQMSGYKARAAGNVEAVVWQAADWNELDSEALSRYWLSQRNRYQPQSDTTPKPVSGFPFVPGVNTAAAAITMVANHLQNPVQMEWVQRQLRSQQPTNLVDAAEKTGLHLRRLETEWASFRLLDFPALMQWGGGSRDPKWVVLFGVRGDRVIVADPMNPSMTCEAIHRSQFEPAWDGQVWQVDQIQKQDRFNLGWFLPAVWKYKGLLMEVLFASIILQVLGLGSPLITQVIIDRVMVQQSISTLHVMTVAMIGIAVFEALLGTMRLFIFTHTARRLDLSLSAQLFRHLMRLPLAYFEARRVGDTVARVQEMENIRQFLTGTAMTVVLDAIFASVYLILMFYYSATLTAWSLVVLPFFIALTLISTPILRKWLNETFNRNADSQSFLVETVTGIHSVKAHTAERASRDRWEGLFARFIRTGFKASTTQNISSNIADFLTKLSYLIILCVGAGLVIKQELTVGQLVAFQMLSGRVTGPLLRLAQLWQNLQQVLLSVDRIGDILNVAPEAEPGSGLILPDLEGQVTFDQVFFRYIPNQEPVLKGISFEVEPGMLVGVVGRSGSGKSTLSKLLQRLYVPESGQIIVDGFDVKSADLHSLRSQMGVVLQEDFLFNGNILDNITLGRPEVTAEAAVEASRLAAAHEFVSGLPQGYETNVGERGTALSGGQRQRVALSRLFLSDAPILVLDEATSALDSETEQQVLQNLKKVASNRTIFMIAHRFAPLRKADLILVMEKGVIAEQGTHDELIRKKGLYYSLYQRQQAAA; this is encoded by the coding sequence ATGATCACTAGCGATCTCGCCCCCAATCTACCCTGGAGTGAACCTCCGCTCTCCTTGCTGTCTCCGGACCAGCAAGTGAAGTTCCGAACGCAAGCCGACATTCGCCAATACAAGTTGGGGGAAGTTCTGTGGTCTTCGGATATGCCCGGTGCCCAGATTTTCTTGCTGAGCGGCAAAGTTCGCTTGGTCAGCGATGAAGGGCAGTCAACCTTGCTGAAGGCGGGTGACTGGATTGGCGATTTGTTGCAGATGTCAGGCTATAAGGCCCGCGCCGCTGGCAATGTTGAAGCAGTTGTCTGGCAGGCAGCTGACTGGAACGAGTTGGATTCGGAGGCGCTGAGCCGCTATTGGTTGAGTCAGCGAAATCGCTATCAACCCCAATCGGATACGACGCCCAAGCCAGTCAGTGGATTTCCGTTTGTGCCGGGCGTGAATACCGCTGCTGCCGCGATCACAATGGTGGCTAACCATTTGCAGAATCCGGTGCAAATGGAGTGGGTGCAACGTCAGTTACGCAGTCAGCAGCCGACTAATTTGGTGGATGCGGCGGAGAAGACGGGCTTGCATCTACGCCGCCTCGAAACGGAATGGGCGAGTTTCCGGCTCTTGGACTTCCCCGCCCTGATGCAGTGGGGCGGTGGTAGCCGGGATCCTAAGTGGGTCGTGTTGTTTGGGGTACGCGGCGATCGCGTGATTGTTGCGGATCCGATGAATCCCTCGATGACCTGCGAAGCGATTCATCGGAGTCAATTTGAGCCCGCTTGGGATGGCCAAGTTTGGCAGGTTGATCAGATTCAGAAGCAGGATCGGTTTAACCTTGGTTGGTTCTTGCCCGCGGTCTGGAAATACAAAGGTCTGTTGATGGAGGTGCTATTTGCCTCGATCATCTTGCAGGTTTTGGGTTTGGGCTCGCCGTTAATTACCCAGGTGATTATTGACCGGGTGATGGTGCAGCAGAGTATCTCGACGCTGCATGTGATGACGGTGGCAATGATCGGGATCGCGGTATTTGAAGCGCTGCTCGGGACGATGCGGCTGTTTATCTTTACCCATACGGCCCGGCGGTTGGACTTGTCGCTATCAGCGCAGCTATTCCGTCACTTAATGCGGTTGCCGTTGGCTTACTTTGAAGCCCGGCGAGTGGGTGATACGGTGGCCCGCGTGCAGGAGATGGAGAATATTCGGCAGTTTCTCACGGGTACAGCGATGACGGTCGTGCTCGATGCGATCTTTGCGTCGGTCTACTTGATTTTGATGTTCTACTACAGTGCGACGCTAACGGCTTGGTCGTTGGTGGTGCTGCCCTTCTTTATTGCCTTGACGCTGATCAGTACGCCGATTTTGCGTAAGTGGTTGAATGAGACATTTAACCGTAATGCCGATAGTCAGTCGTTTCTGGTGGAAACGGTGACGGGCATTCACTCCGTTAAGGCACATACGGCGGAGCGGGCTTCGCGCGATCGCTGGGAAGGCTTGTTTGCCCGGTTTATCCGCACTGGCTTTAAGGCTTCGACGACGCAGAACATTAGCAGTAACATTGCTGATTTCCTGACGAAGCTCTCGTATTTGATCATTCTGTGTGTGGGTGCGGGGCTGGTGATTAAGCAGGAACTGACCGTCGGTCAGTTGGTGGCATTCCAAATGCTGTCGGGCCGAGTGACGGGGCCGCTGCTGCGCTTGGCTCAGCTTTGGCAGAACTTGCAGCAGGTGTTGCTATCGGTCGATCGCATCGGCGATATTCTCAATGTGGCACCTGAGGCCGAGCCGGGGTCCGGTTTGATTTTGCCGGATCTGGAAGGTCAAGTCACATTTGACCAAGTCTTCTTCCGTTATATTCCCAACCAAGAGCCCGTGTTGAAGGGCATTTCCTTTGAGGTAGAGCCGGGGATGCTGGTAGGCGTTGTGGGCCGTAGTGGTTCCGGTAAGAGTACGCTCTCCAAGCTGTTGCAGCGGCTGTATGTGCCGGAATCTGGCCAAATTATTGTTGATGGTTTTGATGTCAAGAGTGCTGACTTACATTCGCTGCGATCGCAGATGGGTGTGGTGCTTCAGGAAGACTTCCTGTTCAATGGCAATATTCTGGATAACATCACGCTGGGGCGCCCTGAGGTGACGGCGGAAGCCGCGGTGGAAGCCTCTCGTTTGGCCGCTGCCCATGAATTCGTCAGCGGCCTGCCCCAAGGCTACGAGACTAATGTTGGAGAGCGGGGTACGGCACTTTCCGGTGGTCAGCGTCAGCGGGTTGCGCTATCGCGTTTGTTCTTATCAGATGCGCCGATCTTGGTGCTGGACGAAGCAACCAGTGCGTTGGATAGCGAAACGGAACAGCAGGTCTTACAGAATCTTAAGAAAGTGGCCAGCAATCGGACGATCTTTATGATTGCCCACCGCTTTGCGCCACTGCGGAAGGCGGATTTGATTCTGGTGATGGAGAAGGGGGTGATTGCGGAGCAGGGCACCCATGATGAGCTGATTCGGAAGAAGGGGCTTTATTACTCGCTCTATCAGCGTCAGCAAGCGGCGGCGTAG